TCTGATAAGATCTCTGGAGAGAACAGAGATTGACACTAATGCGAGATACAGCGTTCAGAATGGGTCTGCGTAATGTGTCTGCTTGGAGTTCTGTTCAGGAAGCTGTGCTGCTCTACTCGGGTGTGCTTTGACTGGTCTTGTCTCTGTGCTTTTGCTTATTCAGCAGGCTGCTGTTTTACCACACTATTTAAGCTGTGCCTCTCACTTTGAACTGGACCCCATAAAGTCTTAAAGACAGCCCCCCTAAAGAAACACATGGGGGTCTTTCTGTAataccatttaccattagtcTGACTCTTGATTCATGCAAAGGCGATTTATAGGctttacacagcatttatatatttgctCTGCAGATTCCCTTCATTCTCAACAAAATAGATAGTTCACATTTTTCAAactgtccatttatacagctggatatttactgaaaaggCTCAGACTAAGTAACTTGCTCAGGGCAGCAAGTCCAGTGCTGCAACCTGGGAATTAGTCTTGCAGCTCTGTTTGGGTTAGGAGCCTGGTGCCATGCTGTGGCCTCTGACCCACAAGCCTGGAAGCAGTACCTTGTAAGTCCCTGTTTCCTGTATAGTCTTTGCATTACATTGACTTTATGATGTTGGTGGACATTGCCACCAGGTGTATGAATGGACTGTATGGAATATGTTGTACCACTTAAGCAAGCTATTATGAATGTGCAGTCATAGCTGGTGTACAGAGTAATGCTGATGTGCGCTCCACTCCCTGAAATCTAACCATTAGACAATGAAAGACCTGCACCCCAAGTGTATTTGTTATGCTTGTTACCTTTAGCAATAGCAACTGCCCCTTAAAGCAATTGGCAGCGGCACAAGATTCAGCAGTGACTCATTTCGAGGGCTAGAATCCTGAAAttgacacagagagaacatgccAGTTGCGACATGGTTTGGAGCACAGAGGCCCAGCGTCAAACATTAGATGAACACAGCTGAAATACAGCTTTCGGTTTTGCCGCGGTGTTTACCTTGAGAATAATCCTGTGTGCTCGCGGTGTCGCAGTGTCAATATGACTGACATGACAGCTACAGATATGAGTTGGTGTGCGGCGTTCCGCTCTTCGGCAGTTGTCCGCGATGCCCCCCCGGTCTTAAGTCTGAGGGGTTCCTTTAAGCAGGGAAGAAAGGGCCGGCCTCGGGAGGGTTTCATGTTCAGCTGCTCTCGTTTTAAAGACCATCTGTTTTGGGCATGGAATGTTCTCCCAACATTTCTCTCACATCCGCCGAGACGATTCTCCCGCCGCCCCCTCCGCGTTCTTCAGCAAATGCTCGATTCTTACGGCCCCGCGTCACTAAATATAGAGTAATGCCTTCTAGATTAACCGAGAAAATGGCCTCGTTTGATCCATTGAGGTTTTCAGATTACGCACgaagtaaaaaacaaataaataaataaaaaactggagGGACAGAGTGGGGGTGAGTTTGAATCGGATGAAGAGATTTATATGATTAAAAGTATGCTCATATCCAAAGGTATTTATGCAGATGATGCATATGACCCTTTATTTTCCTTACACTTTGTAATTTTTCtagcaaaaataaacaggacaTGAGGATAGACAAATAAAGGTATATTCACAACCTTATGTGGAGTCTAGTTCTAGGAGCAGGTTCTTTGCttgctgttttctgttattttgtatgTGCTGTCTCTTTTTGGAAAATCATTTTTAGACAAGCACCGTAATGAAAGGTCTCAAACCTTTTCAACATGGACATAATGCTTCTGTCATAATATTAGCTAATGTCAGCTTATGATAATGAATAGCAGCAACTTGCACAGGAACACTAACATGCATCTTGAATAACAGATACAGTGACAGTTTAACTGAGatgattcattttcatcttCTTGATTGGTGGATTCTCTTCAGGGGGACAGTGGCCTCCTAATGTTGTGTGTGGCAATTCAAGATGAAAGTTTCAGTGGTCTCTGATAGTTATTAGGCCCTAAATTTAAATCcagaaatgtgtacattttgtgcattgttATGACCCCAAACTGCTACAGCAAGATacattttctggttttcatttaaGGCTGTGCaactgtgtgagcatgtgtgagaatgtttgtatgcgtgcatgtgtgtgtgtgtgtgtacatgcattcatccatgtgtgtgtgtgagcgcacatgcgtgcaggtgtgcatgcatccatgtgtgtgtgcgtgcttgcgtgcctctgtgtgtgtgcgtgtgtgagtatgtgtgcgcgcgttcacgcgtgcctgtgtgtgtgagttggagTGGGATGAGAGTGGTGATGTGAGGGAATTTGGGCTGGGTTGATCTTTATCCCTTTTCTCTTGTCAGGTACAACATGTTTATTGTCATGTACCCCCTTGGAGTGGCTGGTGAACTCATGACCATTTACACGGCGCTACCGTACGTTCGCAGGTCCGGAATGTTCTCAATGAGGCTCCCCAACAAATATAACGTCTCTTTTGACTACTACATTTTCCTCATCATTGTCATGCTCTCTTACATCCCACGTAAGTTTTTAtccttttctgtctctgttatGCCATGGATTATATAGTTATGTTACTATATGCCTTAAGTAGTATTAGTTGCatactgacacatgcacacacatacacccacacaaatgtGTAGGTAGTCTGTGAGGTACTCTTTTGTGAAATGCTGTACTTGACATCATGCTGAAAGTTTATGAAAATGATCTTTGAAGGACAGACAGAGGTCAGCGACACTGCTGGGTGGTAATTGTTTTCAGCTCTCAGATATTTATCGTTTTGATAAGTGGCTTTGAGTGCTATTATCCCTCCTCAGCTGCCCCAAACCTAACCAGGGGGCAAGAGTGATGTTGTATGGGGTTAGAATTAGcaatgctgtatttgttttcatctgaaGCCAAAACTAACCATCTGTGGTAAACCAAGATTATGTTTTTCACCCAACCTCTGGGTGACCTGTATGTTGAAATTTGAACTTCAGAATTTACTGGAAGAATGTCCTTTTTGGAATATCAGCTTCAAGTCGAGTTGTTTAGGTTGGAAGTGCCCCTTGTAAACGATGGGTTCAGACTCCTCAAAAGTTGTTTTCTTTATTCCACCTCTAGTGTTTCCACAGTTATATTTCCATATGCTTCGTCAAAGGAGAAAGGTGCTTCACGGGGAAGTGATAGTTGAGAAGGACGAGTAGAACGACCACATAGCCTGCCTGTCTGGCTTTCCCTCAAACGGAAAGACTGTGCAGCCAACCACCCACCCGCCCACCTGCCCAGCCTTCGCCAAGCATACTCTCTCACAGAGATATACAGGTACTCTCACAGACCAGGAATTAAGAGCTACGTGTGAAACACTTTGGGGTCTTTTACTGCTGCAGAACACCCAGGGTGCTCGAAATGGTCAGACTTAATGCCCACATACTGTTTATTGGtataagaaagaaataaataattgtaacattacatcttgctgtactttattttttaacaggaAATGTTACGTGCTTGTGGCGCATTAAGCTTTTGTATTCACAATGTTacaagaattttaaaaaaatgtaaaagttgttgTATTAAAGTCTAACAGCATTCTATACAGACCACCCATTGTGCACAGACTATTTTGCATTTACGatcaaacaaaatttaaaatattcaaactgCACGTATactgataaaaatgtttcattggatAAACTTAAAATTTTACTTAAATTTGTTACACCTATATTTTCTAGGTTTTctcaattgaaaatatttaggcTCATTCAAATGGATCTAAAAATTTTCAATTGAGTGAACTTGAGTAAAAAATGTCAGTGTtacaaactgaagtaaaaaaatgtggtttcttcaatatcattttttttcagtgtatcaTATCCAGTAATGCCAAACTTCAGTAAAATGTTAGTTATATGTACTGTACCTGCgttttgcaaatgtaatgttaagCAGTCAGTTTCATGAGTTTAGAACATGCAATATATAAtctagggaaaaaaacaaaaaaaaaattagatagCCATCTGTAAATTACACCATTTTATTGTGCAATAGTTGAAATTAGATCTACATCAGTAACGATTGTATGCCAGTGATACATTGACAAGAAATGCTTAAGTACAGGTAGATTCTGACATTTACTACATAAATGATGCAGCTTTTggtttctattttttcccctttctggTGTTCTTCTTTTTGAACTtctcttatttaaaatgtttactgaaCACTGtcaaacaaacttaaaaaaaacagctcttcTGGCACCTGTAGAAACAAGTATGATCTTTTAAAATCCATCTTCAACACACTAACTACTGGCATACAGGCTTTTCTGTTTGTGACATGTGTATGGCATCATTCACCTTGAtgttactatttttattttcaatgtatcTGTAATTACACAATGGATAACACACAAAGCAATTTACCTGCTATCAGAAACTCGGTACAACATTTCATAACATTGAATGATATGACACAATGAGTATCTTATCAGAAATTGTAATGAAACTTTCTTTGCGGACAAAAATGCAAGCTAACCGAAAGAGTCAATCTGGTCTGATTTAAGAAGAAGTAGGTTTCATGAATGCTTTCCAATTAAATCCCAGTGCTTCCTTTAAAAAGGCTTACAGTTAAAGTGGCATAGTTTTGACATTCATTAGAAAATTACACACCTTTTCATATTCAGGTCTTTCTATCTGCAGCTTATCTCAAAAATGCTAATAGTAGTGCAATTAGAAGTAGCAGCAGAtgcagattattattttataaccaGGCGGAGGTCTTTATTAATTCTATCCAAGTcacaataattataatgtatGTAAATGCACAAAACTGAATTCTGACAAACTGAAAAATTCAGTGCTATTCAGCCACACAAATATGTAGTTTCTTTTTGTATACGTCTTTCTGAATCCTTGGATTAATTTGGTAACTGAGTGGGATACATCAGtgtcaaatgagaaaaaaaatactttattgaAAACTGTCCTTTGTATTTGCATATTATGTCACAGCCATTTCAGCCCAGAATCTGATACTGTAACATACaaccttttgtttgttccctctACTCTAGAAAAGGTGCTACTGTGAAATAATTTCAGTCTTCTCTGTAGCTGAATAACAGAACGACATGTGGATGAGAGATTGTTTAATGGCATGTAAAATGAGAGGTGAAAAACTGTGAAGACgttcatttcaaatgttaattttagGCACTCACACTGTTTCATGATCCTACCATGCATTAAGTGAATCAAATAGTGTGATTTGAATTGGGGCTGGGGAATgaagaatgaataaaaatcagataCAAAACAAAGTGCTTTTATTGGGTCCATTTCATACTGGCTAAATAAACTGAATGAAAGGAAACGTGTCTTTTGATGGGGTTGCTTTCACAAGTTGAGTGATGTGGATTAAAAATATCCAAATAACTATAAATTTATTTCCAGCTATGACAACCTATGGACTCGTTACTGCAGTAGATGTACAGTAGGACAGGTCATGACTTGCATAGTATCGCACTGTATCAGGATCTTAAAATTGgtggaaaaaagtgaatttgtgaatgtgaaaaGAAATCTGTTTTTCACTACCCGTCAGTAAATGGGTCAATGTCAATGCAATCAGATGTTTGGCTTAGCTGTGCTACAAAAAGTAAACATCTAAAGACTGTGTCCGTGATGGCAGGACATAGCTCCTCCAGTTTCAGCTTCTGCGGCACAGAATTCAATGTCGGCTGTCAAATGCATTTGAAGCTTATATATCGCTGAGACTGAACAGATTGGCTGAGTTAGATAAAGTGACGTGCACTGTAGAAATGAAGGGTGTTTGGTGTGTAACAGTATAACCAAATTCATTTGTATGTCTATTGTGCCTGACAGAGAGTTTTTACCACCAGTATCAGGGTGCAGGGACATATTTCCCCTGTTAGCATatatgagaaatatattttaagctGTGAAAACATGGTACATGTTgtgttaaaatatacatatattaagGGCTACTTTTACGAATGATATTATCTGCTTCTGTTAAGTACAGAAGTCACAAAATAGCATGGGAATGTAGGCAGTAGTtgataaataaacttttttgtttAAGATTTTAAGTTGTCTTTTTATTCTGGTGAACCAATCATACTTGTTTTGGTACAGTATTGTAACATTTGGCCTGGTGAGCATAGTAAAGGTActtattttacttaaaaaaacaagcaaagtcTCATCTTCCATaacttgtgtttattttgtatggCACTGCATAATGGGGGAGTGTGAAAGCACAATCATTTTGCCATTGTTCAAAAGATTTGACAGGACAGGAAGCTAATTGCCCAAAGTATCTAAAACAGGAAATTAGCATTTCCCTGAGAGAAATAGCCATCAAATGTCTGATTTGGACTTGTAGGTAAGAGGTCaactgtgtttctctgtacagtttgcaaaaaaattatCTCATGAAAATAATACAGGTTCCACgataatacacatttttagaaaatcttttacatataaaaatattgtaaaaaaaaatgtaaacttacACAATTTTCTTTAAACCAAACCAAATGTCTTTTCAGGATagttttatgtatatatttgtatttatttgaattcacGTGTATAATATAGCTATATATAGCCAGACAATTCTTGAGGTTTAACAAAGGCCTTCCTCAAGACGTAACATAACAGCGCTGTATTGCTTGACTGAAAATCTGAGAAACAGCAATATTACAACAACTAAAGGCACACATCATAGTCCtttgtcttttcattttggCACTGGAAAAGTCTGAATTTCTATTACCGGAATGATCTGCAATGTCAAaacacattctgaaaatgaGTTAAAAAGTGAATTATGATCATAAGTGGGATGTAATTTTAATACTACATAAAAAAGAcataacaattttaaatgattcagttgatttgatttttaactatataacaattaaaaaaatcttgattgtcttgattgtcaTGGTGCTTGTATAGGCTGAAGTGAGTTGCTGGGTAGAGCACTTCTGTTCGGGAATGGAGTGAATTTTATCAGCGGTAACACTCCATGTTGTAGACAAAACCGCAATCACAAAGTGTGTTGTTTCTCTTCCATCTGACTCCATAAGAGCGTCTCTTTTTTTGGCATGAAAAAGCTAAGGTGCCAGTTCAAGGGCTATGAAACATCTGGCCAGACTCTGAAGCCTTTTCAGAAGCCTTCAGTCCCGCTGCACGtccctttctttccccctgGCGGGTGCTATAATTCTGGCTGTTTTGCTTGaggaacacaaacaaatgcgAAAGGTTAGTCTTAAAGTATCACTACAATGGAGCTCTGGAAATATTTGCACTGTTAAGACATTAATCATAAAGGGCAGTATTGTTGGTCATTTCTAGTTATACAATGGCTCAGCCAATATTTCTAATAGAAAAATTGTCTGTAAGTATAAAGACAGGTTTCAATTTTAGGTATCATagagaaataatttatttaccaacagatattgtgtttttctcatACCCAACTATGaagacattaaaaataagtGGATGACACTCACAGCTCTCCATGTCACGCTCGCAGATGATGCCATTGAGATCATCGCAGAAGAAGTCATTCCACAGGCCCTGGTGGATCAGGCCAGCACAgtcctccccctgctggtgtccATGGGTCCAGTTGTCAGGCTGACCTGGCTTCCACTTCCTATAACCACACACCAGGGGGCGCTCATCACTCATGTTGAACTTGAGCAAATTCTtacaaaaagcacacacaatacattaaTGGACCCACTGAACTGTATATTGTTCACACATATTAATGTGCATCATTGGTGATCATTGTTGTTATATTCAATGATTATTTTGGTCCAGTATATTTTTCACACAAGGAATACAatggcgtaaaaaaaaaaaatgtgtgcagccAGTTAATTAACACAACCTAGATCAACAAAACTCGGCTGGCACACAACCATCCAAAAAACTGCACTCGGCCCCCCTATCATATGCTGAAGAAGAGTGTGAAAAAATCCCTCTTTTATACTCAGCACTGCAGCCAAACTGGTTAAGGAGCCGGAAAAGCATCAGGACTCACGTGAAGGTCGGCAGGCTTCCATCTACCCAGCGCCACACATTCTCCTCATCCTGGTCTGTTAGGCCCAGCCAGAAGAACCTCTTGCCAGCTATCTCATTCTGCAACCATTcctggggaagaaaaaaacagcaaaacaaacacataacagGTTTATGGGCAGCTCTCTTTTTTGTGCTTCTCTTTGTTTATCCAAGAGCGTTCAGGCAGCCTGTCTGCACCACAGTCATAGGACATGTCAGTaaattttcctttaatttttaatgCACACATGTTTGCTTGAGTTATAGACAGTTAAGATACAGAAAATagtgcaaaaatatataatatatatgccCGACACAAGTGCATTTATGTGATACGGTTGCGTCTGAACAAATAACTATTTTCTACACTACAAGCCTAAAGCAGAGAAACCAAATGGGGGTAAGTGGCTATATGGTTGATTCTGCAGCAGTATCCTGTGAAACACTGATCTGTCTAAACCTTCAAACAGGATGAAACCCACGCCAAGCTGCGGGCTACCAGTTTATAGTCATTAATGAAATAAGTCAGACTTATTGGGGTGAGCATCTTTTCTGCCTGAGCCACTCGAAAGCCCAATTTGTCCTGCTTTGGGCAACAGTAATAACAGGAAACCAGAAATAAAGCTAGCATAGTTTACCTGCTCTTCTGTATCATTGACAATGATCATTGATGACGACATTGCTTCACAGCTTTTCTTTGCCTCATCAAAATTGCGAGCCTCCGTTGAAAAGAAGTAGCATTTGTCTCTGAAGTTGATCCATTGTGGAGGGCATCCTGTAGAACAATgatacaatataataataacttcAACATTGAATCTGGgccttttgaaatatttgcatgaaaTGCTATCTTTGAACTCAATGTCCACTTCAGGAATGCAGGGCAGAAGGCATAAACTTAACTTCTGCTTTAATCAAACTGGAGTGTATTTTTAAGCTAAAGGTAGAAGCCACAAGCAATATTGTTTTAtccacaaaaacagattttttgctTATGCAGACAAAATATGAAGCCCCTAGGCAAGAGAGAACACCAAGCTACAGGaagaaatacacatttaatgGCTTGCCACAAGACCCAAGAGCTTGTTTTATTCCAAAGAAACTTCTaaagtgcatgcacacaaaatacaaatccaCCTGAGACAAAAGCAGTTGAAGAAAGTTGAAAGAGTTAGCTTCTTCACCTGGAGTTTTGATGGTAGGGATAGCAGTTGCTCCCTGCAGAGATACCGGGGCTACAGGGGCAGGTGCTGGTTTGGCAGGGAGTCCTGGCGGTCCAGGTGGCCCGACAGGTCCCACAGGGCCCACTGGCCCCCGAGGCCCTTGCAATCCAGTGGCTCCAACTGCCCCTCGTGCACCAGGTGGCCCCGGCGGCCCCGGCGGCCCTGGTGGTCCATAAGCCCCAGGGACCCCTGCTGCACCAGGCTCCCCCTTGGCCCCTGGGGGTCCAGCTCTGCCCCCTGATCCGCGAGAGCCCTTTGGACCAGGACTGCCCCGAGATCCAGGCACACCTTTGAACCCTGGCACACCAGGAGGTCCAGCTGATCCCTTCTCCCCCCGGAGACCCTGTGGCCCCAGACTCCCCTTGTCTCCTTTCTCCCCTTTTTGGCCTGTCTGCCCCACCGGGCCCTGTGGTCCCTTGTCTCCCCGTGGACCCCTAGGACCAGGAGGACCTGAAACAGATAAGTATGTTCAGTCAATGTATTAACAATAACCAGTAGTCTTGTTGCTTTGTTTTGCCAAGAGTGGAAATGCACATGCAGTAGTGGCAAAGGATGGGCGCACCCTGTAAGATGGTGAAGTTGGTGATGAGCTGTGAATGCTTGCTGTCCACCAACTTCATCTCTTCCATGACGATGGACAGGCTGGTAACTTCCTTATCCAGCCGAGCAGCCAGGACGTCCTGCTGGGACCGCAGGAGATTGGCATCCCCACGCACGTCCACCATGGTGCTATTGAGGTTGAGCAGGTAGTCGGAGTGGCGGCCCACAGTCTCGGCGCAAGTGCGCAAGTCATTGAGGTTGGTGTTGATGGCACCCAGCAGCTGGGTGGTGAAGCTGATGTTGCCCGTGATGCGGTCGATGTCCTGCTCGGAGTGATCCAGCCGCAGCTCAAAGCTGTCGAACTTGGCCGAGGTGACGTTGTCATGGTCTCGCTGGGCGTCCATCAGCTCCCGCAGGCTCTGGTCATGCCCTTCCGTCAGCACCGAGGTGTTCTGGATCTGGCTGCTCAGGCTGGACAGTTGGGCGCTCATGTCCTCCAGGGACTCATTGTTGGCCTTGGCCAGGGCGGAGTTGTTTGCTGCCAGGGCCTGAAGGTTCTGCACCTTCTCCTTCAACCAGTCGGCGTCGGTGCGCGTCTGCCGCGCTGTCTGCTGCAGGCTCTGGAAGTCATTCTTGATCTTCTGGATGGCCTGGCTGGTGTCGTCCACAGACTTCTGCAGGGCACTGATGAGGCTCCTCTGCTGAGCCTGCGTGAGGTTAAGGCTGTTGATGCTCACCAGCGTCTGGCTCTGGTCCCTCACCTGGCCCTGGAGGTCGGCCTGCAGCCGCGTCGTGTCCTCCTGCAGGCCGCTGATGTAGCCACTGTAGTTGAGCAGGGTGCTGTTGACGCGGCGGATCATGTCCGAGTTATTGTCCAGCAGGCCCTGCAGAGTGCTCTGACTGC
This is a stretch of genomic DNA from Anguilla rostrata isolate EN2019 chromosome 4, ASM1855537v3, whole genome shotgun sequence. It encodes these proteins:
- the colec12 gene encoding collectin-12, whose protein sequence is MSFRNDTALYNTMKDDFADEEEVQSFGYKRFGIQEGTQCTKCKNDWALKAAIVLLYVLCALLTIAVAILGYKVVQRVETVSEGMVDYGGKISAVETDLKKLDNQAGEKSENATTEMQAFKSNIQLMQKQLSDIANKAHSNKVALDKLQDAGESMQSSQSTLQGLLDNNSDMIRRVNSTLLNYSGYISGLQEDTTRLQADLQGQVRDQSQTLVSINSLNLTQAQQRSLISALQKSVDDTSQAIQKIKNDFQSLQQTARQTRTDADWLKEKVQNLQALAANNSALAKANNESLEDMSAQLSSLSSQIQNTSVLTEGHDQSLRELMDAQRDHDNVTSAKFDSFELRLDHSEQDIDRITGNISFTTQLLGAINTNLNDLRTCAETVGRHSDYLLNLNSTMVDVRGDANLLRSQQDVLAARLDKEVTSLSIVMEEMKLVDSKHSQLITNFTILQGPPGPRGPRGDKGPQGPVGQTGQKGEKGDKGSLGPQGLRGEKGSAGPPGVPGFKGVPGSRGSPGPKGSRGSGGRAGPPGAKGEPGAAGVPGAYGPPGPPGPPGPPGARGAVGATGLQGPRGPVGPVGPVGPPGPPGLPAKPAPAPVAPVSLQGATAIPTIKTPGCPPQWINFRDKCYFFSTEARNFDEAKKSCEAMSSSMIIVNDTEEQEWLQNEIAGKRFFWLGLTDQDEENVWRWVDGSLPTFTKWKPGQPDNWTHGHQQGEDCAGLIHQGLWNDFFCDDLNGIICERDMESSKQPEL